A stretch of the Panicum virgatum strain AP13 chromosome 9N, P.virgatum_v5, whole genome shotgun sequence genome encodes the following:
- the LOC120693382 gene encoding protein EARLY HEADING DATE 2-like, translated as MMLSDLSSDHEATGSSSHGGDIASYALSPLFLAPAASATAPPQQPEAPRAAGAKRKRSQPGNPDPGAEVIALSPRTLVATNRFVCEICNKGFQRDQNLQLHRRGHNLPWKLRQRSLPSGAGSRQGDAAAPPRKRVYVCPEPTCVHHDPARALGDLTGIKKHFSRKHGEKRWRCERCGKRYAVQSDWKAHVKGCGTREYRCDCGILFTRKDSLLTHRAFCDALAEESARLLAAAAASNGSAITTTNSSNGGNSSSDLLFSSSITTATPLLLPFPNPPPPAAAAQNPNALYFLHQEQAQQQLLAPFLQPRMVQPSPYLLDLQADAATIATAGGGGIVVAADAVNFGGLAPDGSVALRGGGHRRLTRDFLGVDGGGQVEELQLPLYATTAAAAAVPRAASCATDITSRQCLGERLPPVNETWSHNFQTVPTSTSSSHALELQYSMSMKPNYK; from the exons ATGATGCTCTCTGATCTTTCGTCCGACCACGAGGCCACTGGATCCAGCTCCCATGGCGGGGACATCGCCAGCTACGCCCTGAGCCCTCTCTTcctcgcgccggcggcctcggccaccgcgccgccgcagcagccggaggCGCCCAGGGCGGCGGGGGCAAAGAGGAAGAGAAGCCAGCCCGGCAACCCAG accccggcgcggaggtgatCGCTCTGTCGCCGCGGACGCTGGTGGCGACGAACCGGTTCGTGTGCGAGATCTGCAACAAGGGCTTCCAGCGCGACCAGAACCTGCAGCTGCACCGCCGGGGGCACAACCTCCCCTGGAAGCTCCGCCAGCGGAGCCTCCCGTCCGGCGCCGGCAGCAGGCAGGGCgacgccgcagcgccgccgcgcaagcGCGTCTACGTCTGCCCCGAGCCCACCTGCGTCCACCACGACCCTGCAAG GGCGCTGGGGGATCTGACCGGGATCAAGAAGCACTTCTCGCGGAAGCACGGCGAGAAGCGGTGGCGGTGCGAGCGCTGCGGGAAGCGCTACGCCGTGCAGTCGGACTGGAAGGCGCACGTCAAGGGCTGCGGCACGCGCGAGTACCGCTGCGACTGCGGCATCCTCTTCACTAG GAAGGACAGCCTGCTCACGCACAGGGCCTTCTGCGATGCCCTAGCCGAGGAGAGCGCGCGGCTTCTTGCGGCGGCCGCTGCAAGCAACGGCAGCGccatcaccaccaccaacaGCAGCAACGGtggcaacagcagcagcgacCTCCTCTTCTCCAGCAGCATCACCACGGCAACGCCGCTGCTCCTCCCGTTCCCCAACCCGCCTCCtcctgccgcggcggcgcaaaacCCTAACGCCTTGTACTTCCTGCACCAAGAGCaggcgcagcagcagctgctggctCCCTTCCTGCAGCCGAGGATGGTGCAGCCCTCGCCGTACCTGCTTGACCTCCAAGCGgacgccgccaccatcgccaccgccggtggcggcggcatcgtcgtcgctgccgacGCGGTCAACTTCGGCGGCCTCGCCCCGGACGGCTCGgtggctctgcgcggcggcggccaccggcgccTCACCAGGGACTTCCtcggcgtcgatggcggcggtcaGGTCGAGGAGCTGCAGCTGCCGCTCTACGCAACGacggctgctgccgccgccgtcccccgaGCTGCCAGCTGCGCCACCGACATCACCAGCAGGCAGTGCCTCGGCGAGCGGCTGCCGCCGGTCAACGAGACGTGGAGCCACAACTTCCAGACCGTACCTACTTCAACTTCAAGTAGCCACGCGCTCGAACTGCAATACTCCATGTCCATGAAGCCAAACTATAAGTGA